Proteins encoded within one genomic window of Paramisgurnus dabryanus chromosome 13, PD_genome_1.1, whole genome shotgun sequence:
- the LOC135789173 gene encoding uncharacterized protein, whose protein sequence is MSVQSFRMSLTMSQGDGVTVITLNTNPQTKWPILCQILGTLCYSPVCSVAHDMKGKLTKSLIALGIVQMIVGIINIAMGTFLVSMYWNHSIIRDLQAPYWLGGMFLAVGIVCILAAKFSSPCVLVIAVILNIVSAALAITAVVLHSVELATRDPEQRKQLELCLYDRYRSQVPYVNIMMIVLAVLQLCVTISVCVVTLKALCKKSSAQSVEDPQLYKPFVKDATGSAC, encoded by the exons ATGTCTGTTCAGAGCTTCAGGATGTCTCTGACAATGTCTCAGGGTGATGGGGTGACTGTTATAACCCTCAACACAAATCCACAGACTAAATGGCCCATTCTGTGTCAGATTCTGGGTACCCTGTGCTACAGTCCAGTGTGTTCTGTAGCTCATGATATGAAAGGAAAACTAACAAAATCTCTGATAGCTCTTGGG ATTGTACAGATGATAGTGGGAATCATCAATATCGCAATGGGGACTTTTCTTGTAAGCATGTATTGGAACCATAGCATCATTCGGGACTTACAAGCACCTTACTGGCTTGGTGGTATG TTTCTTGCAGTTGGAATCGTGTGTATTCTTGCTGCAAAGTTTTCCAGTCCTTGTGTG TTGGTCATTGCAGTGATTCTGAACATAGTCAGTGCTGCGCTGGCGATCACAGCTGTTGTGTTGCATTCAGTGGAGTTAGCAACGAG AGATCCTGAACAGAGGAAGCAGCTGGAATTGTGTTTGTACGACAGATATCGCAGTCAG GTGCCCTATGTAAATATCATGATGATAGTTTTGGCAGTTCTTCAGCTCTGCGTAACCATCAGCGTCTGTGTCGTGACTCTGAAAGCTTTGTGCAAGAAGAGCAGTGCACAG TCTGTGGAGGACCCTCAACTTTACAAGCCTTTTGTAAAGGACGCTACTGGCAGTGCATGCTAG
- the LOC135789171 gene encoding transmembrane protein 176A-like, whose protein sequence is MSLTMSKGDGVTVITVSTNPKSKWPILCQILGTLCYSPVCSVAHDMKGKLTETLTALGIVQMIVGILNIAMGIFLVSIYWYYSFIRDSQAPFWLGGMFLAVGIVSILAAKFPSPCVLVIAVILNIISAALAITAVVLHSVDLATNFSPYNYPYCNDDAVDYYSRYPVTASPERSRDQEMCLYYKNLSQVIFRGVNIMMIVLAVLQLCVTISFCVVTLKALCKKSGDAQSVEDPQLYKPLVEDAICNPAC, encoded by the exons ATGTCTCTGACAATGTCTAAAGGTGATGGGGTGACTGTTATCACCGTCAGCACAAACCCAAAGAGTAAATGGCCCATTCTGTGTCAGATTCTGGGTACCCTGTGCTACAGTCCTGTGTGTTCTGTAGCTCACGATATGAAAGGAAAACTGACAGAAACTCTGACAGCTCTTGGG ATTGTGCAGATGATCGTGGGAATCTTAAATATCGCAATGGGAATTTTTCTTGTAAGCATCTATTGGTACTATAGCTTCATTCGGGACTCACAAGCACCTTTTTGGCTCGGTGGTATG TTTCTTGCAGTTGGAATCGTGAGTATTCTTGCTGCAAAGTTTCCCAGTCCGTGTGTG TTGGTCATCGCAGTGATTTTGAACATAATCAGTGCTGCGCTGGCGATCACAGCTGTTGTGTTGCATTCAGTGGATCTGGCAACAAACTTCTCTCCATACAACTATCCATACTGTAATGATGATGCTGTTGATTATTATTCACGTTATCCTGTAACAGCGTCCCCTGAACGGAGCAGGGATCAGGAAATGTGTCTGTACTACAAAAATCTCAGTCAG GTGATCTTTAGAGGTGTAAATATCATGATGATAGTTTTGGCAGTTCTTCAGCTCTGCGTAACCATCAGCTTCTGTGTCGTGACTCTGAAAGCTTTGTGCAAGAAGAGCGGGGATGCACAG TCTGTGGAGGACCCACAACTTTACAAACCTCTCGTGGAGGACGCTATTTGCAATCCTGCATGCTAG